A genomic segment from Candidatus Brocadia sinica JPN1 encodes:
- a CDS encoding ubiquinol-cytochrome c reductase iron-sulfur subunit — MENSRRKFLKIASHALGGTLAAGVVAPLVGLAVHPLMKETVYGTEDFIAIGKVDDFPVGVPKKATITSSKVDAWNIFDGLVMGSVWVIRKDDNSLNVFSVNCPHLGCGINWGEDVKQFLCPCHEGVFDINGKKVSGPAPRDLYSFETKIENNNILIKFVSFT, encoded by the coding sequence GTGGAAAATAGCAGAAGAAAATTTCTAAAGATCGCATCGCACGCACTAGGGGGTACTTTAGCAGCAGGTGTGGTTGCGCCGCTTGTAGGCCTGGCAGTGCACCCATTAATGAAGGAAACGGTATACGGGACAGAAGATTTTATTGCCATTGGCAAGGTGGACGATTTTCCCGTCGGGGTACCAAAAAAGGCGACCATCACATCTTCAAAGGTGGATGCGTGGAATATTTTTGATGGGTTGGTTATGGGGTCTGTATGGGTAATCCGAAAGGATGATAACTCGTTAAACGTATTTTCTGTTAATTGTCCTCACCTTGGTTGTGGCATAAACTGGGGGGAGGATGTAAAACAGTTTCTGTGTCCTTGCCACGAAGGTGTTTTTGACATAAACGGCAAGAAAGTATCGGGGCCTGCCCCCCGTGACCTTTACAGCTTTGAAACAAAAATCGAAAACAATAACATCCTGATAAAATTCGTGAGCTTCACTTAA
- a CDS encoding cytochrome b N-terminal domain-containing protein, protein MANKLSEWIEDRTGLSKLLKAALDEPVHGGAKWSYVFGSGLVFLFILQAVTGIIMTSFYSPSSTSAWGSVYYIQHKTSFGWFVRGLHHFGSSAMIILALVHMFQVFIFGAYKKPRELNWISGVILLLFLAGFGLTGYLLPWDQKGYWATQVATNIMGTVPVIGKYIKIIHQGGGDYGNFTITRFYTLHVFLLPISLVFFLFIHIALFRKHGVTPYWKMREEVYKNRVDPFWPDQIFKDAVFAIGIYAALAGVVFWAGGAELQAPADPASNYLARPEWYFLFLFQLLKYCQGKFLIVGTVIVPALALAFLFVLPFIDRNPSQYPSKRVPFFSAVFSGLAGIIALTAVAIYHDSHDVHIIHQREDAEKQAARAVKLASRGIPPAGGMAIFLNDPVYLGEKIFKESCIGCHMVRGEGGENGPDFTNFGSREWVTELLRNPKDKKYFKESGAMPPVKLPDESLLDMSEFLLSQSGGLLNQNTERVERGKELVLKGNCVVCHPFGNKEMKKVAPNLTEYLSETWLREFIKNPADPKFYGTRNKMPGFDKLTDRELDAVIQYLFSLSKDRVLVSEKKENGKKVYVFGLTSPRTMITFKGKS, encoded by the coding sequence ATGGCAAATAAATTGAGTGAATGGATAGAAGATAGAACCGGATTGAGCAAACTTTTAAAAGCAGCGCTGGATGAGCCTGTCCACGGCGGGGCCAAGTGGTCGTACGTTTTTGGAAGCGGCCTTGTGTTCCTTTTTATTCTCCAGGCAGTTACCGGAATTATTATGACCAGCTTTTATTCGCCCTCTTCGACATCAGCATGGGGAAGTGTTTACTACATTCAACATAAGACATCCTTTGGTTGGTTTGTCCGTGGCCTGCATCACTTTGGGTCAAGCGCCATGATAATACTCGCCCTTGTACACATGTTTCAGGTTTTTATCTTCGGCGCATACAAAAAACCCCGTGAACTCAACTGGATTTCCGGGGTAATCCTTCTTTTATTTCTGGCAGGTTTCGGGTTAACAGGCTACCTTTTACCCTGGGATCAGAAGGGATACTGGGCCACGCAGGTTGCCACCAACATCATGGGCACTGTTCCTGTAATCGGGAAATATATTAAAATAATACACCAGGGTGGGGGTGACTACGGGAATTTTACCATCACCCGTTTTTACACCCTTCATGTATTTTTATTACCGATTTCACTCGTCTTTTTCCTCTTTATTCATATAGCGCTTTTCCGTAAACATGGTGTAACCCCGTATTGGAAAATGCGTGAAGAGGTATATAAAAACCGTGTTGACCCCTTCTGGCCAGACCAGATATTTAAAGATGCCGTATTTGCCATAGGAATATATGCAGCGCTTGCCGGGGTGGTCTTCTGGGCTGGCGGCGCAGAACTTCAGGCGCCGGCCGACCCTGCGTCGAATTATCTTGCCAGGCCCGAATGGTACTTCCTGTTCCTATTCCAGCTCTTAAAATATTGTCAGGGAAAATTCCTAATTGTGGGTACCGTTATTGTCCCTGCCCTTGCTTTGGCATTCCTTTTTGTGCTGCCATTTATCGACAGAAATCCATCACAATATCCATCTAAAAGAGTACCATTTTTTAGCGCTGTATTTTCTGGATTAGCAGGGATTATCGCCTTAACCGCTGTTGCTATCTATCACGACAGCCACGATGTCCATATTATCCATCAGCGGGAAGATGCCGAAAAACAGGCTGCAAGGGCTGTAAAACTGGCATCAAGGGGTATCCCACCTGCGGGCGGAATGGCTATCTTTCTTAATGACCCTGTATACCTGGGAGAAAAGATTTTTAAAGAAAGTTGTATCGGTTGCCACATGGTGAGAGGGGAGGGAGGAGAAAACGGTCCCGATTTTACCAATTTTGGATCAAGGGAATGGGTGACTGAGTTGCTAAGAAACCCCAAGGACAAAAAGTATTTCAAAGAATCAGGAGCCATGCCGCCGGTAAAACTGCCTGATGAATCACTCCTGGATATGTCTGAATTTCTGCTCAGCCAGTCAGGCGGTCTGCTCAATCAAAATACCGAAAGGGTCGAGAGGGGAAAAGAGCTTGTCCTGAAAGGAAATTGTGTTGTCTGCCATCCCTTTGGCAATAAAGAAATGAAAAAGGTAGCGCCAAATTTGACTGAGTATTTGTCAGAGACGTGGTTAAGAGAGTTTATCAAGAACCCGGCAGATCCTAAATTTTACGGTACAAGAAATAAGATGCCCGGTTTTGATAAGCTTACCGATAGGGAACTGGATGCAGTTATACAATATCTCTTTAGTTTGTCAAAAGATCGGGTGCTTGTTTCCGAGAAGAAAGAAAACGGGAAAAAAGTATATGTGTTTGGCCTGACAAGTCCAAGGACAATGATTACCTTTAAAGGCAAGTCCTGA
- a CDS encoding Uma2 family endonuclease, translating into MDTTTTKKTWTEKELMSLPKEGYKYEMIQGELVMGPAGIEHEEIGAHLLTALRKFVSERKLGIVCGSSAGYWMKSGNLRSPDVSFIRKERLQGCKRPPKGFFKGSPDIAIEILSPTDTIESLHGKIVEYFENDTNLAWVVNSEEQTVLVYRSPQPRKLLTKNDLLDGEEVLKGFTFPIAELFAEI; encoded by the coding sequence ATGGACACGACAACAACAAAAAAAACCTGGACAGAAAAAGAACTTATGTCTCTACCAAAAGAGGGATATAAGTACGAGATGATACAAGGAGAACTGGTTATGGGTCCGGCTGGTATTGAGCATGAAGAGATCGGCGCACATCTTCTTACCGCATTGAGAAAATTTGTTTCCGAGCGAAAACTGGGAATCGTATGTGGTTCAAGTGCAGGTTATTGGATGAAGTCGGGAAATCTTCGCTCTCCTGATGTGTCATTTATTCGCAAAGAAAGATTACAGGGATGTAAACGACCACCGAAGGGCTTTTTTAAAGGATCTCCTGATATTGCAATTGAAATTCTCTCACCTACCGATACTATAGAAAGCCTTCATGGTAAGATCGTTGAATATTTTGAGAATGATACAAATCTGGCATGGGTAGTCAATTCCGAAGAACAAACCGTTTTAGTATACCGTTCACCACAACCCCGCAAACTCCTCACAAAAAACGATCTTCTGGATGGAGAAGAAGTTTTAAAAGGCTTTACCTTCCCAATTGCTGAATTATTCGCTGAAATTTAA
- a CDS encoding TetR/AcrR family transcriptional regulator, whose translation MSTEKLDTEVRQDQIAQAALSLVASHGLKGLSMTRVARRVGIVPSAIYRHFKDKDAVLNAAIGYIQKGLLDNVTVVCKETSDPLDRLRRLLMLHVKLIRENQGIPRLIFSEDVYNGHPERKTRVYEIVKGYLDRVGEIVRQGQQEGQIRPGVEPATVSMIFLGMIQPAAILWHMSDGEFDVTKHTEKAWKIFYEYLIVK comes from the coding sequence TTGAGCACCGAAAAATTAGATACAGAAGTCAGGCAGGATCAAATAGCCCAGGCGGCTTTAAGCCTGGTCGCCAGTCATGGCCTTAAGGGGTTGAGCATGACAAGGGTGGCACGCCGGGTTGGTATAGTTCCATCGGCAATCTACCGCCACTTCAAAGACAAGGACGCGGTACTGAATGCCGCCATCGGTTACATCCAGAAAGGATTACTTGACAATGTCACTGTTGTCTGCAAAGAGACTTCTGACCCGCTGGATCGTCTCAGGCGTTTGTTGATGCTTCACGTCAAGCTGATCCGGGAGAATCAGGGTATTCCACGCCTCATCTTTTCCGAAGATGTTTATAACGGACACCCCGAGAGAAAGACCAGAGTATACGAGATTGTCAAAGGGTATCTTGATAGGGTGGGTGAAATTGTTCGTCAGGGCCAGCAAGAAGGCCAGATTCGCCCTGGCGTAGAACCTGCAACCGTCTCCATGATATTTTTAGGCATGATCCAACCGGCGGCAATCCTCTGGCACATGAGTGACGGCGAATTCGACGTGACAAAACATACAGAAAAGGCATGGAAGATTTTCTATGAATATCTCATAGTAAAGTAA
- a CDS encoding CBS domain-containing protein, with translation MENNPNPRSFKDPTYRIGKLATANKPPVSVYPQTVLQEAITIMLANDVSQIAVMASERDVRGMVSWKSIGSRLALGYNCKIVNDCIDRHYEVSADDSLFQAIRLIARHGYVLVRDSTKRICGIVTVYDLSQQFGQFVEPFLLIGEIENYIRHLIDGKFTADELASIKDPSDTRREINGVLDLTFGEYVRLLENPRGWIKLELQIDRKIFVKHLDEVRRIRNDVMHFDPKGIAEDDLNVLRRFVQFFQQLNEIDRGSSSNSLPLKESS, from the coding sequence ATGGAAAATAATCCTAATCCCCGATCATTTAAAGACCCAACGTATCGGATTGGTAAACTTGCAACTGCAAACAAGCCGCCGGTCTCAGTCTATCCCCAAACTGTTTTACAAGAGGCAATAACGATTATGCTTGCAAACGATGTCTCGCAAATAGCAGTAATGGCATCGGAAAGGGATGTAAGAGGAATGGTCAGTTGGAAATCAATTGGGAGCCGGCTCGCTTTGGGATACAATTGCAAAATTGTCAACGATTGCATCGACAGGCATTATGAAGTAAGTGCTGATGACTCATTGTTTCAGGCAATCCGGTTAATTGCCAGGCACGGTTATGTACTTGTGCGCGATTCGACAAAACGAATCTGCGGTATCGTCACTGTTTATGACCTAAGTCAACAATTTGGCCAATTTGTAGAACCATTTCTTCTCATCGGTGAAATCGAAAACTACATTCGTCACCTGATCGATGGTAAATTTACCGCTGACGAACTCGCATCGATAAAAGATCCATCGGATACACGGCGGGAAATTAATGGCGTACTCGATCTAACATTTGGTGAGTATGTACGGCTATTGGAGAATCCTCGCGGTTGGATAAAGTTGGAACTACAAATTGATCGCAAAATCTTTGTGAAACACCTTGATGAAGTTCGCCGAATTCGGAACGATGTGATGCATTTCGATCCCAAGGGAATTGCAGAAGATGATTTGAATGTGCTCCGGAGATTTGTTCAGTTTTTCCAGCAACTTAACGAGATCGATCGGGGTAGTTCAAGTAACTCACTTCCTTTGAAGGAGTCAAGTTAG
- a CDS encoding HlyD family secretion protein: MHGSSHRSKAMRKKMKLLVVVIPVVLIIPGLAYLYLQGRSHNGSNIIRVSGNIEVTDAEVSFKISGRVDKRLVDEGEVVREGDVVALLDSSDLASEVEIRRAELQMAQADLSELEAGSRPEEIAEAEAKLAAAKADKEHLESDFHRAMELYQKHAISAEEYIHAKGTYEVAVARMQEAEERFNLIKEGPRKERIEQARARVKQARAALKLAQIRLGYAKLVSPLSGIVLSKNIEPGEYVAPGTPIVTVGDLERPWLRAYIDETDLGRVKVGQRVKVTTDTYPDKVYEGYISFIAPEAEFTPKNVQTQKERVKLVYRVKVEMANPDMELKPGMPADADILVDQTQEGK; encoded by the coding sequence TTGCATGGTTCTTCGCACAGGAGTAAGGCAATGAGAAAAAAAATGAAATTGCTGGTTGTTGTGATACCGGTAGTCTTGATTATACCGGGGTTGGCCTACCTATACCTCCAAGGTAGGTCACACAATGGTTCAAACATCATTCGTGTCTCCGGCAACATCGAGGTTACGGATGCCGAGGTGAGTTTCAAGATTTCGGGGCGTGTGGATAAGCGGCTGGTGGATGAAGGCGAGGTTGTACGGGAAGGGGATGTCGTAGCCCTGCTGGACAGTTCAGACCTTGCCAGTGAGGTGGAGATACGGCGCGCGGAACTGCAGATGGCGCAGGCCGATCTGTCCGAGCTTGAGGCCGGCTCGCGTCCGGAAGAAATTGCTGAGGCTGAGGCAAAACTAGCTGCAGCAAAAGCAGATAAGGAACATCTGGAGAGCGACTTCCATAGAGCAATGGAACTGTATCAAAAACATGCGATTTCCGCTGAGGAATATATACATGCCAAGGGAACTTACGAGGTTGCGGTTGCCCGAATGCAGGAGGCCGAAGAGCGGTTCAATCTCATCAAGGAAGGTCCACGTAAGGAGAGGATCGAACAGGCCCGTGCAAGGGTCAAGCAAGCCAGGGCTGCCCTCAAGCTGGCACAGATTCGTCTGGGCTATGCAAAGCTTGTTTCACCTCTTTCAGGTATCGTCCTTTCGAAGAACATCGAGCCGGGCGAATACGTTGCTCCGGGAACACCCATCGTGACGGTCGGCGACCTGGAGAGGCCGTGGCTTAGGGCTTACATCGATGAGACAGATCTGGGCCGTGTGAAGGTCGGTCAGCGGGTCAAAGTGACGACCGATACTTACCCGGACAAAGTGTATGAAGGATATATCTCCTTCATCGCCCCGGAAGCAGAGTTTACCCCGAAGAATGTGCAAACACAGAAGGAAAGGGTTAAACTTGTCTACCGGGTAAAAGTGGAAATGGCAAACCCTGATATGGAACTCAAGCCCGGTATGCCCGCCGATGCGGACATTTTGGTAGACCAAACTCAGGAAGGCAAGTGA
- a CDS encoding ABC transporter ATP-binding protein — MDAIRTEALAKSFDGLGAVDNLTLTVAEGEIFGLVGPDGAGKTTTMRLLSAIMDPTSGDAWVAGHHIVKEAEEIKEEIGYMSQRFGLYADLTVLENINFYADIYGVPRKDRGEKIDRLLAFSNLTPFRKRLAGNLSGGMKQKLGLACALIHTPRVLFLDEPTNGVDPVSRRDFWRILYQLLREKVTIFVSTAYLDEAERCNRVGLIHKGKLLACGTPDEVKKLMHGTILEIRSPEPRKAASLLRDRLEADSVGLFGDRIHAVTRNPEKAALQVEGILANARLELVGIRIVEPTLEDVFISVLAKEKEHNA, encoded by the coding sequence ATGGATGCTATAAGAACAGAAGCCCTAGCGAAATCTTTTGACGGCCTTGGCGCTGTTGATAACCTTACGCTAACGGTAGCCGAGGGGGAAATATTTGGCCTCGTTGGCCCTGATGGTGCCGGAAAAACCACTACCATGCGACTTCTGAGTGCGATCATGGATCCAACATCAGGTGATGCCTGGGTTGCTGGTCATCATATCGTGAAAGAGGCAGAGGAGATCAAGGAGGAAATCGGTTACATGAGTCAGAGATTTGGTTTATATGCGGATCTCACGGTACTGGAAAATATTAACTTTTATGCGGACATCTACGGCGTACCGCGCAAGGACCGGGGAGAGAAGATTGACCGGCTCCTTGCCTTCAGCAACCTGACACCTTTCAGGAAACGTTTGGCAGGAAATCTGTCAGGTGGAATGAAACAGAAGCTTGGCCTAGCCTGTGCGCTGATCCATACCCCCAGAGTGCTCTTTCTGGACGAACCGACCAACGGTGTGGACCCGGTCTCCCGGCGAGACTTCTGGCGTATCCTGTATCAATTGCTCCGTGAGAAGGTCACGATTTTTGTGTCGACTGCTTACCTCGACGAGGCCGAGCGTTGCAACAGGGTGGGACTCATCCATAAGGGTAAACTGCTCGCCTGCGGGACGCCGGACGAAGTGAAAAAGCTCATGCACGGAACGATCCTCGAGATTCGTTCCCCGGAACCGCGCAAGGCTGCGTCATTGCTGCGAGATCGGTTAGAAGCCGATTCGGTAGGCCTTTTCGGAGACCGGATTCATGCCGTAACCCGGAATCCGGAAAAGGCCGCGTTGCAGGTGGAAGGGATCCTCGCCAACGCCAGACTTGAACTTGTGGGAATTCGGATTGTAGAACCGACACTCGAGGATGTCTTTATCTCAGTCCTTGCTAAAGAAAAAGAACATAACGCCTAA